A part of Limihaloglobus sulfuriphilus genomic DNA contains:
- the hemW gene encoding radical SAM family heme chaperone HemW, which translates to MKDLSLYIHIPFCRSKCMYCGFYSVPVSQMDGEEFALLQKRYISAVLKELDQYNLKNGSVRTVYIGGGSPSILGIDTVSVLLDGIAGRLGEVSEFTFEANPGQIDAEYCSVLLNHGVNRLSIGVQSFNDKELRYLGRPYPPQTALEALAAARESGFSNVSIDLIFAIPQTCKEDWQAGIEKAIAAGVEHISAYSLSYDRGSRLYDRLKKGEITVIDEETDRWMYEFAIDRLQEAGYRQYEISNFAKTGFECEHNIVYWKNTGYIGIGAGAASFYNGARYHNPDNIERYLKRIESGGSGASTFRAVSGSDFASETAVLNLRLRRGVVLEEYKSLTGMDFRDLYSGRIDMHMKNGNIEQTHAGYRLTREALAVADNILCDFC; encoded by the coding sequence TTGAAAGACTTATCGCTATATATACATATTCCGTTTTGCAGGTCAAAGTGCATGTATTGCGGGTTTTACTCTGTGCCCGTAAGCCAGATGGACGGCGAAGAATTCGCATTGCTTCAAAAACGCTACATTAGTGCGGTTCTCAAAGAGCTGGATCAGTATAATTTAAAAAACGGCTCTGTAAGGACTGTGTACATCGGCGGCGGCTCGCCCAGTATCCTGGGTATAGATACCGTTTCTGTCCTTCTTGATGGGATTGCCGGACGTCTGGGGGAGGTGAGTGAATTTACCTTCGAGGCCAACCCCGGCCAGATCGATGCGGAATACTGCTCTGTTTTGCTCAATCATGGCGTAAACAGGCTAAGTATCGGTGTGCAGTCGTTTAATGATAAAGAGCTCAGGTATCTGGGCAGGCCTTATCCGCCGCAGACAGCGTTAGAGGCTCTTGCGGCCGCACGTGAATCTGGTTTTTCCAACGTAAGTATAGATTTGATATTTGCTATTCCGCAAACCTGCAAAGAAGACTGGCAAGCCGGCATTGAAAAGGCGATTGCAGCCGGGGTAGAGCATATATCAGCCTACAGTCTCAGTTATGACCGCGGCAGCAGACTGTATGACAGGCTCAAAAAAGGCGAAATTACAGTAATTGATGAAGAAACTGACCGCTGGATGTATGAATTTGCGATCGATAGGCTTCAAGAAGCCGGCTACAGGCAGTACGAGATTTCCAATTTTGCCAAAACCGGTTTTGAGTGCGAACATAATATCGTTTATTGGAAGAATACCGGCTATATCGGTATTGGGGCGGGTGCGGCGTCTTTTTATAATGGAGCACGTTACCATAACCCCGACAATATTGAACGCTATCTAAAGCGAATCGAGTCGGGCGGCTCGGGGGCCTCTACTTTCAGGGCTGTTTCAGGCTCTGATTTTGCTTCTGAGACGGCGGTTTTGAATCTGAGGCTGAGACGCGGCGTTGTCCTTGAAGAGTATAAGTCGCTAACTGGCATGGATTTCCGTGATTTGTATTCAGGCCGGATTGATATGCACATGAAAAATGGAAATATTGAGCAGACTCATGCCGGATATCGCTTAACACGTGAAGCTCTGGCTGTGGCTGACAATATTTTATGTGATTTTTGTTGA
- the rsgA gene encoding ribosome small subunit-dependent GTPase A: protein MKKSKRKYFQQQLSKLTAGQKRLLYKRAANIRKAAQVNAKNKRRAGRKEFKSMRSYDDTLNFQKPDRLDAVTIDDWALKVIEEEGINSLIEADSQLTDQHEYTDSRKGIVVFVEAGGCEVQSERENFFCLIGPEISMNQKSEIAVGDCVEFAFARDGTAVVQSVMPRKSRLSRPDPLKPGIERVIAANVDVAVVVASIKRPEIRPSLIDRYIIASERGGVKPVICVNKIDLIDKKGRGGELSVLEPYRQLGMEIVETSADERVGIDELKSLLADKMCVFVGHSGTGKTSLLNCILPDIKARVGSVHDTTGLGRHTTTNSCLYTAECGISVIDTPGIREFGIWKIEPEDLKWFFEEFNEYAEQCRFSNCSHTHEPGCRVKEALEEGRITRQRYESYLRILESIQEEGGY, encoded by the coding sequence TTGAAAAAATCAAAGCGGAAATATTTTCAACAGCAGCTTTCAAAACTTACGGCCGGCCAGAAGCGTCTTCTGTACAAGCGGGCCGCGAATATCAGAAAGGCCGCCCAGGTTAACGCCAAAAATAAACGCAGAGCCGGCAGAAAAGAATTCAAAAGCATGCGCAGCTATGATGATACGCTCAATTTTCAGAAACCGGACAGGCTTGATGCAGTGACAATTGACGACTGGGCATTAAAGGTCATAGAGGAAGAAGGGATAAACTCTCTTATAGAGGCAGATTCTCAGCTTACAGACCAGCATGAATATACAGACAGCCGAAAGGGGATTGTTGTTTTTGTGGAGGCCGGAGGCTGCGAGGTACAGAGCGAAAGAGAGAATTTCTTCTGCCTTATCGGGCCTGAAATCTCCATGAACCAGAAGAGCGAGATTGCCGTAGGTGATTGCGTTGAGTTTGCTTTCGCACGTGACGGTACAGCGGTGGTTCAGTCTGTTATGCCCCGTAAAAGCAGGCTCTCCAGACCTGACCCGCTCAAGCCGGGGATAGAACGGGTTATCGCCGCAAATGTTGATGTTGCGGTTGTTGTCGCGTCAATAAAACGTCCGGAGATTCGGCCGAGCCTCATTGACCGCTATATCATCGCCTCTGAAAGGGGCGGCGTAAAGCCGGTTATCTGTGTAAACAAGATAGACCTTATAGACAAGAAAGGCCGCGGCGGCGAGCTCTCCGTTCTTGAGCCGTACAGGCAGCTTGGGATGGAGATCGTAGAGACATCCGCAGATGAAAGGGTCGGGATTGATGAACTCAAGTCGCTTCTTGCAGATAAAATGTGTGTGTTTGTCGGCCACAGCGGAACCGGAAAGACCTCGCTTCTGAATTGCATTCTGCCCGATATTAAGGCCCGCGTCGGAAGTGTGCATGATACAACGGGGCTGGGCAGGCACACAACTACCAATTCGTGCCTTTATACTGCCGAATGCGGAATATCGGTGATAGATACGCCGGGGATACGGGAGTTTGGAATCTGGAAGATTGAACCGGAAGATTTAAAATGGTTTTTTGAAGAATTTAACGAATACGCAGAACAGTGCAGATTCTCAAATTGCAGCCATACCCACGAACCTGGCTGCCGCGTTAAAGAGGCACTTGAAGAAGGCCGAATAACCCGCCAGAGATACGAGAGTTACTTGAGAATACTTGAAAGTATTCAGGAAGAGGGCGGATATTGA
- the hisA gene encoding 1-(5-phosphoribosyl)-5-[(5-phosphoribosylamino)methylideneamino]imidazole-4-carboxamide isomerase gives MDILPAIDLIDGKCVRLIQGEYDKKIVYGDDPVDQAREFIDFGSRWLHVIDLDGAKSGRSENIETIRRITALGGLKVEVGGGVRDQDTISMLLDAGVERLIVGTRAVTDYEWFGRMCEKFPKRLAAGLDARGRSLATEGWLGESEETVIEYALKAEKLPIAAIIYTDITRDGMLSGPNVERTGELAAAVKVPVIAAGGVSSIDDIRNLDKAGVSGAIIGRAYYEGKIDIREALKSESGI, from the coding sequence ATGGATATACTTCCGGCTATAGATCTAATTGACGGTAAATGTGTGCGTCTGATACAGGGTGAATATGACAAGAAAATTGTCTATGGAGATGATCCTGTAGATCAGGCCCGGGAATTCATTGATTTTGGAAGCCGGTGGCTGCATGTGATAGATCTTGACGGTGCCAAGAGCGGCCGCAGCGAAAACATAGAAACTATTCGCAGGATAACAGCTCTGGGCGGGCTCAAAGTCGAGGTAGGCGGCGGTGTCCGTGACCAGGACACGATCTCGATGCTCCTGGATGCAGGGGTTGAACGGTTGATTGTAGGTACAAGGGCGGTAACCGATTATGAATGGTTTGGGCGTATGTGCGAGAAGTTTCCCAAAAGACTCGCCGCGGGTCTCGATGCCCGGGGGCGCAGTCTTGCAACAGAAGGCTGGCTTGGAGAATCTGAAGAGACTGTGATAGAATATGCCTTAAAGGCCGAGAAACTGCCCATCGCGGCAATCATATATACTGATATAACCAGGGATGGGATGCTTAGCGGCCCAAACGTGGAACGCACCGGCGAGTTAGCCGCCGCGGTCAAAGTTCCGGTTATTGCCGCCGGCGGTGTCAGCAGTATTGACGATATCAGAAATTTAGACAAGGCAGGCGTCAGCGGCGCGATAATAGGCAGGGCGTATTATGAGGGTAAGATTGATATAAGAGAGGCCCTCAAATCAGAGAGCGGTATTTGA
- a CDS encoding CDP-alcohol phosphatidyltransferase family protein gives MRKDFEETVIEEVELENHKKKKLRRLKYISVLPALVTLLNGGLGFASICLSSRGVLEGETSFALHGIQFTNFGLAGVLIFLAMIADMLDGHLARLSHSTSSFGGQLDSLCDCLSFGAAPAFLIWAVMQHKIDTLVNPGSLARGPMVRFIWLSAAVYVICTIVRLARFNVENEEESSSHSSFTGIPSPAAAGVLAAVIVFFQDIYLSHGPQSFLYQFVEYFIVYTIPFITIGLGLLMISRIEYPHLINHYLRGRKPFEYLLIAAGCIGLIIWSLSIALLLSFSAFALSGVSKAVGRKIKRKPAHCPAQDSDKQTENLQD, from the coding sequence ATGAGGAAGGATTTTGAAGAAACTGTAATCGAAGAGGTTGAGCTGGAAAACCATAAAAAGAAAAAACTCCGCCGCCTCAAATACATCTCTGTTCTCCCGGCGCTTGTGACTCTTCTTAACGGCGGTTTGGGGTTCGCCTCAATATGTCTCTCCAGCAGGGGCGTGCTCGAGGGTGAAACAAGTTTTGCGCTGCATGGTATTCAGTTTACAAACTTCGGGCTTGCCGGGGTTTTGATTTTTCTTGCGATGATTGCTGATATGCTCGATGGACATCTGGCCCGTCTGAGTCATTCCACGTCAAGTTTTGGCGGCCAGCTCGACAGCCTTTGCGATTGTCTCAGCTTTGGCGCAGCTCCGGCTTTTCTGATCTGGGCTGTTATGCAGCATAAGATTGATACGCTTGTTAATCCCGGCTCTCTGGCAAGGGGGCCAATGGTTCGTTTTATCTGGCTCTCCGCCGCGGTATATGTTATCTGCACGATTGTCAGACTGGCGAGGTTTAACGTTGAAAATGAAGAAGAAAGCAGCTCACACTCGAGTTTTACGGGGATACCCTCGCCTGCCGCGGCCGGTGTGCTCGCTGCCGTAATAGTTTTCTTCCAGGATATCTATCTAAGTCACGGGCCGCAGTCTTTCTTGTATCAGTTTGTTGAATATTTCATTGTCTATACCATACCGTTTATAACAATAGGTCTTGGCCTGCTGATGATCAGCCGTATAGAATACCCTCATCTCATAAACCATTACCTTCGCGGCAGAAAACCTTTTGAGTACCTGCTTATAGCCGCGGGATGCATAGGGCTGATAATCTGGTCGCTGTCGATAGCGCTGCTGCTTTCGTTCTCTGCTTTTGCGCTGAGCGGAGTGTCTAAGGCTGTCGGCAGAAAAATAAAAAGAAAACCGGCTCATTGCCCGGCTCAAGATTCTGATAAGCAAACAGAGAATTTACAGGACTGA
- a CDS encoding phosphatidylserine decarboxylase encodes MRLPITKYGLPQVAVYPVINLLLMLVLLLVLRKNVPAWAIVSIEVMLFAVLVWQFSFFRDPHRVVPEGEGFLISPADGVVSDVGIVDDAEHIDGPAVRIGIFLSVFNVHINRMPADVRIDGKKYRKGRYINAMKAESSKVNESNDVYMTMTGGPGARLVVRQISGAIARRIVCAANEGDVYQIGQKFGMIKYGSRTELYFPVNMGIEPCVKPGDKVSAGLTKVAEYERSK; translated from the coding sequence ATGAGATTACCGATAACAAAATATGGATTGCCGCAGGTTGCTGTTTATCCAGTCATTAACCTCTTGTTGATGCTGGTGTTACTGCTGGTTTTGCGCAAAAATGTGCCTGCCTGGGCGATTGTAAGCATAGAAGTGATGTTGTTTGCCGTTCTGGTGTGGCAATTTTCTTTCTTTCGGGATCCGCACAGGGTTGTTCCCGAGGGAGAGGGGTTTCTTATATCGCCTGCTGACGGTGTGGTAAGTGATGTGGGCATCGTTGATGATGCCGAGCATATAGACGGTCCGGCGGTGAGAATCGGTATATTTTTGAGCGTTTTTAATGTTCATATTAACCGTATGCCGGCAGATGTCCGTATAGACGGCAAAAAGTACCGTAAGGGACGCTACATTAACGCCATGAAAGCCGAGTCCTCCAAGGTCAACGAGTCTAATGATGTTTATATGACTATGACCGGCGGTCCCGGTGCCAGGCTGGTTGTCCGGCAGATAAGCGGGGCAATAGCCAGACGTATCGTATGCGCCGCCAATGAAGGTGATGTGTATCAGATCGGTCAGAAATTCGGCATGATCAAATACGGTTCGCGGACAGAGTTGTACTTTCCCGTTAATATGGGGATTGAACCCTGTGTAAAACCAGGCGATAAAGTCTCTGCCGGCCTTACCAAAGTAGCAGAATACGAGAGGAGCAAATGA
- a CDS encoding cation:proton antiporter regulatory subunit, translating into MSIILFLIVLVASFVIVTIGAVAFQITGLNFSLAKFQALSCFSGTGFTTRESELITSHPQRRRIASVLIVLGNAGLVTMIASVASALNAQEAIWATIISESWLPLTIPPAAIPWINASFLILIFYFVYRLFTNVKFLNKLTAVLRKRIVKRNMFNPVSIEELVVITGGYGVARFEVTEKSRILNKSLADSDLRKNDITVLAIIRQDKTIPNPSAGTTLLLGDELVSFGNLENIRNETSEFT; encoded by the coding sequence ATGAGCATCATTTTGTTCTTAATCGTTCTTGTAGCTTCATTTGTGATTGTAACTATTGGAGCGGTTGCTTTTCAAATAACTGGTTTGAACTTTTCACTGGCAAAATTTCAGGCCCTCTCATGCTTCAGCGGCACCGGTTTTACCACACGCGAATCAGAGCTTATAACCTCTCACCCGCAGCGCCGCCGAATTGCATCAGTGCTGATAGTTCTGGGTAATGCCGGTCTGGTAACCATGATCGCCTCTGTAGCCAGTGCCCTTAACGCTCAGGAAGCCATCTGGGCGACAATTATTTCTGAATCGTGGCTGCCGCTGACAATTCCACCTGCGGCAATACCCTGGATAAACGCCTCGTTTTTGATATTAATATTTTATTTTGTGTACCGTCTTTTCACTAACGTTAAGTTTTTAAACAAGTTAACAGCCGTTTTGCGTAAGAGAATTGTTAAACGCAATATGTTTAACCCTGTCAGCATCGAAGAGCTCGTTGTTATAACCGGCGGATATGGAGTTGCCCGGTTTGAAGTAACCGAAAAGAGCCGCATTCTAAACAAATCACTTGCCGATTCGGACCTGAGGAAAAACGATATAACGGTGCTGGCGATAATAAGACAGGACAAAACAATACCTAACCCCAGTGCAGGAACAACTTTACTGCTCGGAGACGAGCTGGTTTCGTTCGGCAATTTAGAAAACATCAGAAATGAAACAAGTGAATTTACTTAA
- a CDS encoding B12-binding domain-containing radical SAM protein, producing MKIALIAMSGIRCCDAELLELGLTLPGFVERSKTIASLPSLGLLTLAGMTPAGHQVDYIEMPDLANMNNLDTDYDLVGISSYSAQINEAYELALHFKKASVPVVIGGPHVTALPDEALEFCDSAAVGQGESVWPEILNDCRRGVLRPVYGSVERDYDLACSPMPKFELLDISKYNRLTVQTSRGCPHKCDFCASSVMLTGKYNQKPPQKVLAEIDRIKQIWQKPFIEFADDNTFVNKQYWKPLLKDLKHRRIKWFAESDLSVSEDTEMLDLMRESGCAQILIGLESPTIEPLDGIDLNSNWKYKYFDKYAEAIHKIQSHGITVNGCFILGMERQGPEIFDKVFEFVKAAGLYEVQITIMTPFPGTELYRKLDAENRLIEKQNWEKCTLFDLNFIPSHMSVDQLETGFKKLAEKIYSKYFTNWRREQFKKQFRRGGD from the coding sequence ATGAAAATAGCACTGATAGCAATGAGCGGCATTAGATGCTGCGACGCTGAGCTGCTCGAGCTGGGCCTGACACTGCCGGGTTTTGTCGAACGAAGCAAAACGATCGCATCTCTGCCAAGCCTTGGCCTGCTGACACTGGCGGGAATGACACCTGCCGGGCACCAGGTTGATTATATCGAAATGCCCGACCTGGCAAATATGAACAATCTTGACACGGACTACGACCTGGTCGGCATATCAAGTTACAGCGCTCAGATAAACGAGGCTTATGAGCTGGCTCTTCATTTCAAGAAGGCCTCTGTTCCGGTTGTTATCGGCGGCCCCCATGTAACGGCTTTGCCCGATGAGGCGCTTGAATTTTGCGACAGTGCGGCTGTTGGACAGGGAGAAAGTGTCTGGCCGGAGATTCTCAATGACTGCCGGAGAGGAGTACTTCGCCCCGTTTACGGCTCTGTTGAGCGGGATTACGACCTTGCGTGCTCGCCAATGCCGAAATTTGAGCTTCTTGATATTTCTAAATACAACCGCTTAACGGTTCAAACCAGCCGCGGCTGTCCCCACAAATGCGATTTCTGCGCAAGCTCGGTTATGCTTACCGGCAAATACAATCAGAAACCCCCGCAAAAGGTGCTCGCTGAAATCGACCGCATAAAACAAATATGGCAAAAGCCTTTTATTGAATTTGCCGACGACAACACTTTTGTCAACAAGCAGTACTGGAAGCCGCTGCTCAAAGACCTTAAACATCGCCGCATAAAATGGTTTGCCGAGAGTGATTTATCCGTAAGCGAAGACACTGAAATGCTTGACCTGATGAGAGAAAGCGGCTGCGCTCAGATTTTGATAGGGCTTGAAAGCCCAACGATTGAGCCTTTAGACGGGATAGATCTGAACAGCAACTGGAAATATAAATATTTCGATAAATACGCAGAAGCAATTCACAAAATTCAAAGCCATGGGATCACAGTGAACGGTTGTTTCATACTGGGTATGGAGAGGCAGGGGCCGGAAATATTTGATAAGGTCTTCGAATTTGTCAAAGCGGCAGGGCTCTACGAAGTGCAGATAACTATAATGACGCCTTTCCCCGGAACAGAGCTTTACCGTAAACTCGACGCAGAAAACCGGTTAATTGAAAAACAAAACTGGGAAAAATGTACACTGTTTGATCTCAATTTTATTCCATCGCATATGAGCGTAGATCAGCTTGAAACCGGATTTAAAAAACTTGCCGAGAAAATATATTCCAAGTATTTTACAAACTGGCGGCGGGAGCAATTTAAGAAACAGTTCCGCCGCGGAGGAGATTGA
- a CDS encoding phosphoglycerate kinase, with protein MAKKTIADIDVKGKKVLIRADFNVPLNPEGQITDDARIAKAMPTIEHILGNGGSVILMSHLGRPKGEKKPEFSLAPVAARLSELVGKDVVFVDDCIGEDVSEKAAALKSGDVMLLENLRFHKEEIIKDKDAKEDPALREAKDAFAKQIASLADIYVCDAFGTAHRDNASMLTVPQVMEGMPRVAGFLIEKEIKFLGKTINEGEKPFVAILGGAKVSDKLKVIDNLMSKVDTIIIGGGMAYTFNKALGKKIGDSLCEDDFVETAGELLERSKDGGCEILLPVDSVAGDKFAQDAKTMTTPNGIPDGWLGLDIGPESAKIFAEKIKSAKTVVWNGPMGVFEWDNFANGTTVVANALVEATANGARTVIGGGDSASAIKTLGLEDKVSHVSTGGGASLEMMEGKTFACLELLDEK; from the coding sequence ATGGCAAAAAAGACAATAGCTGACATTGATGTCAAAGGTAAAAAAGTTCTTATTAGAGCAGATTTCAACGTCCCGCTTAATCCAGAGGGGCAGATAACAGATGATGCGCGTATAGCAAAGGCTATGCCGACAATCGAGCATATCCTCGGTAACGGCGGCAGTGTTATACTGATGAGCCATCTCGGACGGCCAAAAGGCGAAAAGAAGCCCGAGTTTTCGCTGGCTCCTGTAGCCGCCCGTCTTAGTGAGCTTGTCGGCAAGGATGTAGTCTTTGTTGACGACTGTATCGGTGAAGATGTTTCCGAAAAGGCCGCTGCCTTAAAGAGCGGCGATGTTATGCTCCTTGAAAACCTCCGTTTCCACAAAGAAGAGATAATCAAGGACAAAGACGCCAAGGAAGACCCGGCTCTGCGTGAAGCAAAAGACGCATTCGCAAAACAGATCGCCTCTCTTGCAGACATTTATGTGTGCGATGCCTTTGGTACCGCTCACCGTGATAACGCTTCGATGCTTACCGTTCCGCAGGTTATGGAAGGCATGCCTCGTGTTGCAGGTTTTCTCATTGAAAAGGAAATCAAGTTTCTCGGCAAGACTATCAATGAAGGCGAAAAACCTTTTGTCGCAATTCTCGGCGGAGCAAAGGTTTCTGACAAGCTAAAGGTTATTGACAATCTGATGAGCAAGGTTGACACCATCATCATCGGAGGCGGCATGGCCTACACATTCAACAAGGCACTCGGTAAAAAAATCGGAGACAGCCTCTGCGAGGATGATTTTGTAGAAACCGCCGGTGAGCTGCTCGAAAGAAGCAAGGACGGCGGCTGCGAAATCCTTCTGCCCGTTGATTCTGTTGCCGGCGATAAATTCGCGCAGGACGCCAAGACAATGACAACGCCCAACGGTATCCCCGACGGCTGGCTTGGTCTGGATATCGGCCCTGAATCGGCGAAAATATTTGCAGAAAAGATAAAATCCGCAAAGACAGTCGTCTGGAACGGCCCGATGGGTGTCTTCGAATGGGATAACTTCGCAAACGGCACAACAGTAGTCGCTAATGCCCTGGTAGAAGCAACCGCTAACGGAGCCCGCACAGTCATTGGCGGCGGCGACAGCGCAAGCGCCATTAAGACACTCGGCCTGGAAGACAAGGTCAGCCACGTATCAACCGGCGGCGGCGCATCTCTTGAGATGATGGAAGGCAAAACTTTTGCCTGCCTGGAGCTGCTTGACGAAAAATAA
- the rpe gene encoding ribulose-phosphate 3-epimerase: MKLPPAGTIEIAPSVLSSDFANLASETRVIDEAGSKIVHLDIMDGHFVPNITFGAPIIKWLRKYSDLCFDAHLMISEPDRYAEDFKNAGCDHITFHIETVDDPAGLINRIHDMGMSAGVCIKPKTPVSSIEKVAKMCEMILVMTVEPGFGGQSFMDDAARKCIDIRKMAGPDIRIEVDGGIDVGTACKVASYGADTLVAGSAVFNRPDRAAAMKAILDDAAKGLD, encoded by the coding sequence ATGAAACTTCCACCAGCGGGTACGATAGAAATAGCACCGAGTGTGCTGAGCAGCGATTTTGCGAACCTGGCATCTGAAACACGTGTTATAGATGAGGCCGGTTCGAAAATTGTCCATCTTGATATTATGGACGGGCATTTTGTGCCAAATATCACTTTTGGAGCGCCCATTATAAAATGGCTGCGAAAGTACTCTGATTTGTGTTTCGATGCCCACCTGATGATCTCCGAGCCGGACAGGTATGCCGAAGACTTCAAAAACGCCGGCTGTGACCATATTACTTTTCACATTGAAACCGTCGATGACCCCGCAGGTCTGATAAACCGGATTCATGATATGGGCATGTCGGCGGGGGTATGCATAAAACCTAAGACACCGGTCTCAAGTATCGAAAAAGTCGCAAAGATGTGCGAGATGATACTGGTGATGACGGTGGAGCCGGGTTTCGGCGGCCAGTCTTTCATGGACGACGCCGCCCGCAAGTGCATTGACATCAGAAAGATGGCAGGGCCGGATATCCGCATTGAGGTTGACGGGGGCATAGACGTTGGTACTGCCTGCAAGGTTGCCTCGTACGGGGCGGATACTCTTGTTGCAGGCTCTGCGGTTTTTAACCGGCCGGACAGGGCCGCGGCGATGAAGGCGATCCTCGATGATGCCGCCAAGGGTTTGGACTGA
- a CDS encoding AEC family transporter, producing the protein MFLTLLVSVVCIFLMMVPGALAFRRAWLNNHSLQGLSRINVYVLYPCLIFSVIVSNFTFSSLLRSWYLPAISFGIMLIGYIGGLIACSLFKIHSRETHKSFLFQSAINNYSFFPLALVITLFGSEGTGILIFSTLGAELAVWTLGMFILSGHSFRLKSLLHLLSPPMMGLYLAVLFLAVCRFFQFDPGFLSDKGTPANSLFNAVTMLSGAVVPISMIIAGARISKIKLAEVMNRLVWLLSVLRLVIVPLAAVFIISFLPIDALSKKIMMIVAVMPVSLSSMLLSEIYGGDKEFIDGTVLLTHLLSMLTAPAILAFLI; encoded by the coding sequence ATGTTTTTAACTCTGCTGGTATCGGTTGTCTGTATCTTCCTGATGATGGTTCCCGGAGCCCTTGCGTTTCGCAGGGCCTGGCTGAACAACCACTCTCTGCAGGGGCTCTCTCGCATAAATGTTTATGTGCTCTACCCCTGCCTGATATTCAGCGTCATAGTAAGCAATTTCACCTTTTCAAGTCTGCTGCGAAGCTGGTACCTGCCGGCTATTTCGTTTGGAATAATGTTAATCGGCTACATCGGCGGGTTAATCGCGTGCAGCCTGTTCAAAATTCACAGCCGCGAGACACATAAATCCTTTTTGTTTCAATCCGCGATAAACAATTACTCTTTTTTCCCCCTGGCACTTGTCATCACGCTCTTCGGCAGTGAGGGTACGGGGATTCTGATCTTCTCCACTCTCGGCGCTGAGCTTGCCGTCTGGACACTGGGGATGTTTATACTCAGCGGACACAGTTTCAGGTTAAAAAGCCTGCTGCACCTGCTCAGTCCGCCGATGATGGGGCTTTATCTGGCGGTTTTGTTTTTGGCGGTATGCCGGTTTTTCCAGTTTGACCCGGGATTTTTAAGCGATAAAGGCACGCCTGCAAACAGCCTTTTCAACGCGGTTACAATGCTCTCGGGGGCGGTGGTTCCAATATCAATGATAATCGCAGGGGCGAGGATTTCCAAGATAAAGCTCGCTGAGGTCATGAACCGGCTGGTCTGGCTCCTGAGTGTTTTGCGGCTGGTGATAGTTCCGCTTGCGGCGGTTTTTATTATCAGCTTTCTTCCAATAGACGCTCTGTCAAAGAAAATCATGATGATAGTCGCCGTCATGCCGGTGTCTCTTTCGAGTATGCTGTTAAGTGAAATATACGGCGGCGACAAGGAATTTATAGACGGAACTGTGCTGCTGACGCATCTTCTTTCAATGCTGACAGCGCCGGCGATACTTGCGTTTTTGATTTAA
- the rsmA gene encoding 16S rRNA (adenine(1518)-N(6)/adenine(1519)-N(6))-dimethyltransferase RsmA: protein MQTKQEIQALLAGVAAVPNHRLGQNFLIDKNLLEFLLQQASVTADDIVFEVGCGTGTLSQDLSERAGAVVIVEYDRLMCRITAGVLAGRENVTMINADALDNKNKVNLEAMQRLAALRRQFKGRLMLIANLPYQIAASLMCNLVTAEPVFDAMYITVQKEVAQRMSAGAGDKHYGILSILMQAAGNVKLLRKLGPDVFWPAPKVESAMVSYVRDEGKCSLIENPDILKRLISVFMGHRRKMMKACVKFVPEEFSGINEWDSLFETARINPQDRPEKVRPEQYVELANAVSQRLK, encoded by the coding sequence ATGCAGACAAAACAAGAAATACAGGCCCTGCTTGCCGGCGTAGCGGCGGTTCCAAACCACCGGCTCGGCCAGAATTTCCTTATAGATAAGAATCTGCTCGAATTCCTCCTGCAGCAGGCCTCTGTAACCGCTGATGATATAGTATTTGAAGTCGGCTGCGGTACCGGTACACTCTCTCAAGACCTGAGCGAGAGAGCCGGTGCGGTTGTTATTGTAGAATATGACCGGCTTATGTGCCGGATAACCGCCGGAGTGCTGGCAGGCAGAGAAAATGTAACTATGATAAACGCCGACGCCCTGGATAATAAAAATAAAGTAAACCTTGAGGCGATGCAGCGGCTGGCCGCACTGCGGAGGCAGTTCAAAGGCAGACTCATGCTCATTGCCAACCTGCCCTACCAGATAGCAGCGTCTCTTATGTGCAATCTTGTTACTGCTGAACCTGTCTTTGACGCGATGTATATCACCGTTCAGAAAGAGGTTGCCCAGCGGATGTCCGCAGGGGCCGGTGATAAGCACTACGGAATACTCTCGATACTCATGCAGGCAGCGGGCAATGTCAAACTGCTCAGAAAACTGGGGCCCGATGTCTTCTGGCCGGCGCCAAAGGTCGAATCGGCTATGGTTTCGTATGTCCGTGATGAGGGAAAATGCTCTTTGATAGAAAATCCAGATATTTTAAAACGCCTCATATCTGTCTTTATGGGGCACCGCCGGAAGATGATGAAGGCATGTGTTAAATTTGTTCCGGAAGAGTTCTCCGGCATAAACGAATGGGACTCGTTATTTGAAACGGCTCGGATAAATCCTCAAGACCGTCCAGAGAAGGTTCGTCCCGAGCAGTATGTTGAGCTTGCAAACGCCGTATCTCAACGGCTGAAATAG